TTCAGCGTCTGACGCGGATAGTGGTATTCGCTGCCAGGCTTCAGCGCAAGACGTTTTTTCGCCTCAGCCATCAGCTCTTCACGAGTACCAAAAATAACCGCTCCGGCAGGACAGACTTCCACACAGCCCGGCAACCCGCCTTTGTCCAGACGTTCAACACCCTTCTGGTTACACAGTTCACATTTGTGCAGTGCGCCAAACGGATTGTTGTAGTCGTACTTCGGTACGTTGTACGGACAGGCGACCATGCAGTAACGGCAACCGGTACACACGTCTTTGTCGTAATGAACAATGCCGGTTTTCGGGTCTTTCTTTAGCGCGGAGACCGGACAAACGGAGACACAGTTAGGATCGACGCAATGCATGCACTGCTTCTTGATGTATGCGTAGCCGTTCTCTTCCTGATCTTTGTTCACGCCCGTGCCGCTGTGCCATACCTGAATGATGTTATTGGTATACGGAGACAGCTTGTCGTTGTTTGACCAGGTCTGCTCCCCTTGCGGATTACGCGCCGGGAAGTTGATATCCTGACATTTTGTGACGCAGGCCTGGCAACCTACACACAGCGTGGAGTCATACAGCATCCCCAGCGCACCAGGAATCGGTGGACGGTTTTCTGCAGCCGCATGGCTGACGGACGGCGCAGCGCCCAACAGCAATGCTCCACCAGAGGCTGCTTTAATAAAGTCACGTCTGTTCACGGTTATTCTCCCCGTGAGTCAGCGTTATCTTTCTTTTGCTGACGCCCCAGTTCACGTACCGCCATCACGCTGACACCGGCAACCAGACCAACCACACCACCAAGCAGACCAATGGCCCCCGCAGAAACATGACCGCCTTCTTTCATATTGACGTCAGGCTTCTCGGAACGCGGAGTTTGGTTTTCGACATGCGCCAGTTGATGAATGCCTTTATGGAACCCGATGCCTTCTTCGTTACAGCCATAGCAAGGATGACCGATCGCCACAGGCCAGACACCACCGACGTCGCAGAATTGCAACGTAGAGCAATTGCCCCAGGTTTCCGGTCCTTTACAGCCAAGGTGATAGAGACACCAGCCCTGACGGTGGCCTTCGTCGCCAAACTCTTTGGCAAAACGGCCTGCGTCGAAGTGCGGACGACGTTCACAATGCTCATGGATTAGACGACCATAGGCAAATGTTGGACGATTTTTCGCATCCAGCTTCGGCGGCGTACCGTAAGTGATGATATGTGCCACGGTCGCCAGGAAGTTATGTGGGTTTGGCGGGCAGCCTGGAATATTGATAACCGTTTTGCCCGGCAGCACTTCCTGCAGACTTACAGCACCGGTTGGGTTGTCGCCAGCCGCGGCAACGCCGCCCCATGCAGAGCAGGAACCGATAGCGATAATCGCGGCGGCGCCGTCAGCAGCTTTGCGGATGTGATCCACGATCGGCTCGCCGGCAACCATACAATAAATACCGTTATCTTTTAATGGGATAGAACCATCCACCACCAGAACATATTGCCCTTTGTACTTCTCCAGAGCGTTATGTTTGTTTTCTTCGACCTGATGGCCAAAAGCAGCGGAAAGCACCTCATGGTATTCCAGAGAGATAGTCTCCAGAACGAGGTTTTCAACGGTGGGGTGTGTAGCACGAAGCAGTGATTCGGTACAACCGGTACATTCCTGCGCGCCAATCCAGATAACGGGAGGACGCTGTGGATTGGATACCGACTCTGCCATTTCTGCGGCGGCTTTGCTACTGAGCCCCATAGTAGCAGCCAGTGCTGCACAAAGCTTCATGAAATCACGGCGATTAATGCCGTGAGAAGTGATGAGAGTATTATCTCCAGTCATTTTATAGTTATTCCGTTACGAAGACCTGGCGTTTATTTTGCACTGTTCGCGAAAACGTTATTGCGATCGGTGCGCCATTTACCACACTTTTTTTATGGTTATGCACACCATGATACTTCGGCAAAACAGTAAAGCGAAGGGAAGAGGAGATAGTGTAATTAATTAAAGCAAGATAATACCCCTGTTGGATCAACCTTCGAGTCGATAACCAGCCATAAAAAAGCGAACCGCCATTCCGGAATGATTCTCTTTAAAGAAATCCATCACCATTTCTTTATCCAGACCATAGCGACGCGTAAGAATACCGGCCTCCCACGCACTAAGTTGACGGTCGCCAGTTCTTTCAAACATGCGGTGCGTAAAACCTAATACAAAGCCTCGTTTATAATCGGAACAGAAATTCACCACATTATGTGCGCTATAGGCGTATGGCGCGTTTAATCCGGCCATTAGCCCTTTCCCAAAATGATTATTCATCTGACCTCCTCAGTCGCTATATATAAAATTATATAGCGACTAATTAAACGAAGGCCAGCGCGTTACGCACTTTTTACA
The Salmonella bongori NCTC 12419 DNA segment above includes these coding regions:
- the hybA gene encoding hydrogenase 2 operon protein HybA, translating into MNRRDFIKAASGGALLLGAAPSVSHAAAENRPPIPGALGMLYDSTLCVGCQACVTKCQDINFPARNPQGEQTWSNNDKLSPYTNNIIQVWHSGTGVNKDQEENGYAYIKKQCMHCVDPNCVSVCPVSALKKDPKTGIVHYDKDVCTGCRYCMVACPYNVPKYDYNNPFGALHKCELCNQKGVERLDKGGLPGCVEVCPAGAVIFGTREELMAEAKKRLALKPGSEYHYPRQTLKTNDTYLHTVPKYYPHLYGEKEGGGTQVLVLTGVPYEDLDLPKLDDLSTGARSEHVQHSLYKGMILPLAALAGLTVLVRRNTKNDHHDGGDDHES
- the hybO gene encoding hydrogenase 2 small subunit, which gives rise to MTGDNTLITSHGINRRDFMKLCAALAATMGLSSKAAAEMAESVSNPQRPPVIWIGAQECTGCTESLLRATHPTVENLVLETISLEYHEVLSAAFGHQVEENKHNALEKYKGQYVLVVDGSIPLKDNGIYCMVAGEPIVDHIRKAADGAAAIIAIGSCSAWGGVAAAGDNPTGAVSLQEVLPGKTVINIPGCPPNPHNFLATVAHIITYGTPPKLDAKNRPTFAYGRLIHEHCERRPHFDAGRFAKEFGDEGHRQGWCLYHLGCKGPETWGNCSTLQFCDVGGVWPVAIGHPCYGCNEEGIGFHKGIHQLAHVENQTPRSEKPDVNMKEGGHVSAGAIGLLGGVVGLVAGVSVMAVRELGRQQKKDNADSRGE
- a CDS encoding DUF2623 family protein, with the protein product MNNHFGKGLMAGLNAPYAYSAHNVVNFCSDYKRGFVLGFTHRMFERTGDRQLSAWEAGILTRRYGLDKEMVMDFFKENHSGMAVRFFMAGYRLEG